ATTTCGACTGGAATCGACGGACCTGCCGATTTAACACGCTGTCCGTTTTCATCAACCATGGCACGAACGCGACCATAAGATGAGCCTGCCAGAACCAGATCACCAACTTTTAAGGTACCGTTTTGAACCAGAATAGACGTTACTGCACCACGGCCCTTGTCTACACGTGCTTCAATTACTACCCCTTGCGCTGCACCTTCTTCAGATGCTTTCAACTCCAGGATTTCTGCCTGGATTGAAATCAGGTCAAGTAATTCATCGATTCCTGCACCGGTGTGCGCTGAAACCATCGCCACTGGTACGTCACCGCCCCACTGTTCAGGTACGATTTCTTTGGTGGTTAATTCGTTCAGTACGCGGTCCGGATCAGCCGAGTCTTTGTCCATCTTGTTGATGGCAACAATGATTGGCGTACCGGCAGCACGTGCATGATCAATCGCTTCTGCAGTTTGTGGCATAACACCATCATCTGCTGCAACGACCAAGACCACAATATCCGTTGCCTTGGCACCACGTGAACGCATTGCAGTAAATGCTGCGTGTCCAGGAGTATCCAGGAAGGTAATAATGCCTTTATCTGTGGTGACATGGTATGCACCGATATGCTGGGTAATCCCGCCAGCTTCACCCGAAGCTACTTTGGCACGACGAATACGGTCAAGCAGTGAAGTCTTACCATGGTCAACATGACCCATGATGGTAACCACTGGTGGACGCGTAGTTTGTGCACCACGTGCTTCTTCAGCTGCTTCAAGCAGATTATCTTCTGCTTGCGTATCAGATACCAGAACTGGGTGATGCCCCATTTCTTCCACAATCAGCGCGGCAATTTCTTGCTCAATGGCTTGGTTTTGAGTTACCAGCTCACCCATTTTCATGAGTGATTTAATCACTTCGCGTACTTTAACTGCCATTTTTGCAGCCAAGTCAGCAACCACAATCGTTTCGCCAATTTCAACATCATAAATCTGTTTTTTAACTGGTTTTTCAAAGCCATGCTTGTTGGCCTGACTGGTTTTTAAACCACGTTTATGCTGGTTATGGCTGAAAGACTGCTCTTCCTGACCACGACGACCACCTTTTTTCGGCGCACGTGTATTCGTCGTGTTACTACCACGTTTAATTTCACGGTCTTCTTTGGCAAAAGAATCCTCATAGGCCTGACCGACTAAACCGGCAGCAAGCGGAGTGTCATCAATCACCCGAATTGTGGCTGTCGTATCTTCAGCAGAATACTTAGAAGCCATTTGACGCATTTGTTCAAGCGTACGCTGTTGTGCTTCTTCAGCTGCTTTACGACGTGCTGCTTCTTCAGTTGCTTTTAGCTGTGCAGCTTGCGCTTCACGAGCTTTTTTCTGCTCTGCTGTTTCAGACGGTTTAACCACTGCCTTCACAATCGGCTTATTGGTCGATTTGCGTTTGACAACGACAGCTGCTTTAGGTGTTTCCTGTTTCTGATTTTCCTGTTTCTGAGCTGCACGCATTGCTTCCAATGCTTTGCTGGCATTGTTCACACCAGATTTTGCTGCTTCAACAGGTTTCTTCACTTGTGCTGTTTTCTGTTCAGCTTGCGCTTTGGCTTGCTGCTCAGCTTGAGCTTTGGCTAAAGCTTCTGCCTTGATTTGTTCCGGATCCGGCTTGACGAATGTATGCTTCTTGCGAACTTCTACATTAATGGTCTTCGCCTTACCTGAAGTACTTGCTACTTTAGCCGTACTGGTTGTTTTACGTTTCAACGTGATTTGTCC
The nucleotide sequence above comes from Acinetobacter sp. 10FS3-1. Encoded proteins:
- the infB gene encoding translation initiation factor IF-2, giving the protein MTNKSIKELALSVGRPVEKLLEQVREAGLPQRKADDIITAEQQDSLMNHVKKTQGSEGHAGQITLKRKTTSTAKVASTSGKAKTINVEVRKKHTFVKPDPEQIKAEALAKAQAEQQAKAQAEQKTAQVKKPVEAAKSGVNNASKALEAMRAAQKQENQKQETPKAAVVVKRKSTNKPIVKAVVKPSETAEQKKAREAQAAQLKATEEAARRKAAEEAQQRTLEQMRQMASKYSAEDTTATIRVIDDTPLAAGLVGQAYEDSFAKEDREIKRGSNTTNTRAPKKGGRRGQEEQSFSHNQHKRGLKTSQANKHGFEKPVKKQIYDVEIGETIVVADLAAKMAVKVREVIKSLMKMGELVTQNQAIEQEIAALIVEEMGHHPVLVSDTQAEDNLLEAAEEARGAQTTRPPVVTIMGHVDHGKTSLLDRIRRAKVASGEAGGITQHIGAYHVTTDKGIITFLDTPGHAAFTAMRSRGAKATDIVVLVVAADDGVMPQTAEAIDHARAAGTPIIVAINKMDKDSADPDRVLNELTTKEIVPEQWGGDVPVAMVSAHTGAGIDELLDLISIQAEILELKASEEGAAQGVVIEARVDKGRGAVTSILVQNGTLKVGDLVLAGSSYGRVRAMVDENGQRVKSAGPSIPVEILGLPEAPMAGDEVLVVNDEKKAREVADARMDRERQKRLERQSAMRLENIMASMGKKDVPIVNVVLKTDVRGTLEALHVALAELATDEVKVRIIGSGVGAITESDVTLAESSEAVLLGFNVRADASARQKADADSIDIRYYSVIYQLIDDVKAAMSGKLAPEHRETILGVAEVREVFHSSKFGAAAGCMVLEGVLHRNKPIRVLRDDVVVFQGELESLRRYKEVVEEVRAGMECGLAVKGYKDIKPLDKIEVYDVQLIKRSL